One Candidatus Thioglobus autotrophicus genomic window, GCGCCAGATTCATAGTTGATTCCAGACCTTGTAAAAGAGCCAGATCCTGCATAACTAGAGAAGAAGCTACCAAACATATTTGACATCCCCTGCCCCACAAACTCCTGATTAGCACTAATTCTTTGATTAGATTTAGTGGCAACTGCACGACTAATAGAAACCGCTTCAATTAAACCCAACAAGGCGATAGCAAATGCCTCAGATGCAAGCGAAGAAATAGTAGAGAATGAAAAATCAGGTGTTGATAGTGGCGGCAAATGCGCAGGTATTTCACCCACTAAAGGAATGTCACTAGCCAGTTGAAAGCGACTCAAATAAAAAGCCAAAACACTACCAATAACCATACCAATTAAAAGATTGGGTGATTTTGGCCAGAATTTTTTAAACAAGATTGCACTCAATAAAGTGCTTAATGCAATCACTAATAAGGCCATGTCAAGATTGCCAAAACCTTGAAACAAATCAACCCATGTGTGCAAAAAAGACTCGCCTTTGGGGATAAAAATACCACTAATATGCTTTAGCTGACTGGTGGCAATTAAAATAGCAGCACCTGCAGTAAAGCCAATAACCACGGTATGCGATACAAAATTAACCAACACACCAAATCTCGCTAAGCCAAAGGCAAATTGGTAAACGCCAGCCAAAAAAGTCAAAGTTAACGCCATAGATACAAACTCTGGAGAGCCAGGATCGACATGTCGACTAATGGTTGAAAATACAACAATTGAAATGGCTGTGGTTGGTCCTGAAACTAAATGATATGACGAGCCAAATAGCGCCGCAATAATTGGTGCAACCATTGCTGTATACAAACCGTACTCTGGTGGCAAGCCAGCAATGGTAGCAAAAGCAACACCCTGAGGTAAGACGACAACTGCGCCGGTTAGTCCGGCAATTAGGTCAGCTTTTAAGGTTTCTTTGTTAACAAGCTTAAACCAAGATAAAAATGGTAATAATGATACAAGCCATTTACTCATGAATGAGCTACCTCAGCAGCTCTTAAATCTTTGGCTAATTGATCAAGCGAGGCATTAATCAGCTTAAAAGCGCCTTCAGCACCGTACAACTTAGTAATTTCAAGCGCTTCATTAATCACCACTTTGTAAGGCACTTCTAGGGAATTTTGCAGCTCGTACGCACCTAAGTAAAGCACAGCATGCTCAACTGAGCCCAGCTCGTCAGTTTCTCTAGAAATGGTAGGTGCAATTAGTGCATCAAGCTCGGATCTATTTTTTAAGATATTAATAAATAAATTCGAAAAAAAGGCTTTTGAAATCTTCCCCTCTTTTTGATTTAAAAACTGTTGTTCGATTTTTAGAACTTCACCGCCCGATACCATGTATTGGTATAGTGCTTGAACGACGCGCTCACGTGAGCGATGTTTTGGGGTTATGAATGCCATGCTTAAAACTCTTGGGAATCTGCTTGTTTCATCAGATACAGCATTTCAATCATGGCCATGGTAGCTTCTTCGCCTTTGT contains:
- a CDS encoding SulP family inorganic anion transporter, with amino-acid sequence MSKWLVSLLPFLSWFKLVNKETLKADLIAGLTGAVVVLPQGVAFATIAGLPPEYGLYTAMVAPIIAALFGSSYHLVSGPTTAISIVVFSTISRHVDPGSPEFVSMALTLTFLAGVYQFAFGLARFGVLVNFVSHTVVIGFTAGAAILIATSQLKHISGIFIPKGESFLHTWVDLFQGFGNLDMALLVIALSTLLSAILFKKFWPKSPNLLIGMVIGSVLAFYLSRFQLASDIPLVGEIPAHLPPLSTPDFSFSTISSLASEAFAIALLGLIEAVSISRAVATKSNQRISANQEFVGQGMSNMFGSFFSSYAGSGSFTRSGINYESGAKTPLSAIFAALFLMVIVLLIAPLTAYLPIAAMGGVILLVAYNLVDVHHIAQIFKYSKSETSILITTFLATLFLELEFAIYLGVLLSLVLFLAKTSTPRIPTLSIDSIDSEGSRSFLNVSKKPLKQCPQLRIIRVDMSIYFGSINHIQKKIEKISDGQNIHHILIVASGINFIDLSGMEALISENNRLKRKGGGLYFVGLKAPVYQFLAQAHFIKNIGRANFFDSKQLAINTIYTRLNRDVCSQCDVKIFNECQ
- the nusB gene encoding transcription antitermination factor NusB — its product is MAFITPKHRSRERVVQALYQYMVSGGEVLKIEQQFLNQKEGKISKAFFSNLFINILKNRSELDALIAPTISRETDELGSVEHAVLYLGAYELQNSLEVPYKVVINEALEITKLYGAEGAFKLINASLDQLAKDLRAAEVAHS